The stretch of DNA TCGTCGAATATTGCAAAAAAAAACGCGAAAAATCAAATAGGAAGATCATAGTGAAAGGATTCCGTCACCTAAGTTTAGCGGCATCCTGATGATTCCAAAGACCGACGAAAGTAACACGGGAATCAGACAGTAACCGACGAAGAACACGAGGACAGGAGCCGGCACGGTGGAGTTTGAAGACAAGACATTGGCGGCCAATGCAGAGTTGGATGGTAGCAGCAGAGTGATTGTAGAAGTAGGTGGATGGGGTCCACTGAACGCCTAAACCGACAACGAGACGGTGACGATGGAAACGGTGGTTATGGAGAAGGGAGTGAAGCCAGTCGCGTGCGATACCGGGGTGGTTGGTGACGGTGGTAGAGATTTGATGGGTTTGGTTGTTGTTACCGATTAGGGTTATTGTGAAATTGGAGTTGTAGTGTGGGTTTTCTGATATTAGTATTCCcattgttttttgaatttttgtggtAATGGAATGGTGGGGCGAGTGAGTttatatagtggggattagtttaAGTTTGTTTAGACCTGCGGAACTGATACAGATGTTTAAGACGGAATTTCGGGGGTTCGTCCCTCATAAGTACAAAAGTAAAAATAGTTTTAGGACGGAACTGGCATAAATTGTAGTGTAAAACGGTTTCACACCGTCTTAAGCAATAACGCCTGCGCAACTGAAAGTTATTGGGTCCGAAAGCCGTTGGTGATTTCTTTGATGGGCGGTGCTTATTCTTGCCGGCTAATGAGATTAGGATGGTGCGAAATTCAACTTCATTCTTAAGAGTGAACTAGTTTTACACCCGTGCAGAAAATTGCACGGGATTCTTTTAAAATTCTGATATTCGACGTCTgataatttatataaatataatgAGATGTAAATATTTAGGTGAAGTACTTCATGATTTCTCTATCTAACTTCTTATTACATATGATTTGTTATTTTGAGAATTATGATTTGATATGATAAAATTGAATGTTCGAATTATAACTAAAAAAATGTGAGATGTAAATTAGTtgtttatactccctccgtcacaGTTATTTGTTTGCTTTTCAATTTTAGGGATGTCTATAATAGAGAATTGAATCCTCGATACTCAATTTGGTCCGCTTGTCATCTAAT from Silene latifolia isolate original U9 population chromosome 10, ASM4854445v1, whole genome shotgun sequence encodes:
- the LOC141606335 gene encoding uncharacterized protein LOC141606335; the protein is MGILISENPHYNSNFTITLIGNNNQTHQISTTVTNHPGIARDWLHSLLHNHRFHRHRLVVGLGVQWTPSTYFYNHSAATIQLCIGRQCLVFKLHRAGSCPRVLRRLLSDSRVTFVGLWNHQDAAKLRESRHKLEMEAGMPIDLRHHVEDDNGRSLYRSTIAEIAEEVLDIDIGRSDTVARSDWEVENLSCGQALQAAIDAFVAYAVGMRIRAWELNPNF